Part of the Bacteroidales bacterium genome, AGTACCACGACCTGTTCCGGGAGGAGCGCGATCCTGAAAAGGATAAGACTCTGGCGGATCTCAATGCCCTGATGGCCCTGGTGATGACCGATATCAATGCAGGGAATACCCCTGATATTGAGGAGGCCGCCCGTTTAACAGGAGTGGATCCGGAAACCGCCCGCAGTTTGGTGGAATCGGTGATGGATAGACTGGAAAACATACCGCGTCCTGAGGAGATATCTCCCGGAAAATCTCCCGGAAAATCCCCGTTTTCCCCAAATAGTCAGCCGGCCCCCGGTAAAAAACAGCCGGCGGCTTCAAAACAATTACCGGTGCAGACCGGGGAGGGGATCCGCCTGCTGAACTCCGACGATAAACTGCTCTTTGACCTTCACCTGTACATGATGGCGGATGAGATCCGCAGGCTGGCTCCCTGGGAGGTTCTGTACGAAACCGAAATGTTCGGGGTGCAGGTGCCCGGCACCGATAGGGTCTATTTTGTGAGTGTGATGGGAAACGAGGGGGAGTTCAGGGCGCTCTCTTTCTATAAGGGGTACGAGGGACTGACCGGTTTTCTGGATTACAGTGCACATGTCGGAGAGCTGACCCGCCCGGGAATTTCTGAGAAAAGCATGCTCCGGGCCTCCACCATGATCGGGAATCCCATCTGCATCCCGCACCTGATGCTCTCCTTTGTAGACCGGGAGGAGCTGGAAAAGGAGGATCTTGCGGCCATCAGAAAATCCGGGAAGAGCTTCCGGGGGAAGGGCAACTGGCCACAGTTCGGGGAGTTTGTTCCGGGCTGCCTGCCGGTGTATCCCTCCAGGGAGACCCTCACCGAGTTGTACCTGGTGCTGAAGCAGACCCTCCTGGTACTGGAAAGGGCCTTGGGGGAAACCCAGTATTTATTGCGCGACGGGGACCCCGATGCCACCCTGCTGGTCCGTGTTCCCACGGGGAAAGGACCCAGGTTCGGGTGGAAGGACCATTACCTCGTCCCTGACCGCCGCCGGGGCGAGCCAAGCTATTCGGTGAATATAGATCCCAAAACACCCACTGCACTCTCCCGGCTTCCGGAAGCAAGCCAGGTCCTTCAGCTCGATCTCTTTATGCTGCCCGCTCCGGTGAAAGAGAAGGGCAGCAGGGCTTACTTCCCTTTTGTGCTCTTGATGGTCGAAAAGGGAAACGGCCTGGTCAGGAGCAGCTCCATCCTGGTACCGCAACCCGACCTCCGGTCGATGTACGAATCCCTTCCGCAACGCGTTCTCGGGGAGCTGGTACAATCCGGCCACCGGCCCTCGAAGATCGAGATCCGCACGGATCTGCTGTTTGAGATTCTGCCGGAGATCCTGGAGAAGGCCGGGTGCAGGGTCGAATGGGTCGAGCAGATGCCGGAGATGGATGAGGCGATAGAGTCCCTGATCTCCCATCTGACTTAAAGCAAACGTTTTCCAGGCAAGTTCGCACCCGATCTGACTATCTTTAGGAGACTTGATCCTCCAGCATTTTGACTGCATCGCCCAGGAGGCGTTCTCCCACTTCTCTGAGGTCATCTTCGCTTACCGGATAGGATGAAAGCAAACCATACCGGCAGGTATAATGTGCTTCTTCCAAATCATCAGGACTCTGCAACAACATCCGGAGTCCCTTGCCCGCACGTCCCGCCAGTTCCTTCCATTCCTCCTTAAACAGGGCGGCAATGGCACTACCTTTTTTAGCAGCCTTGGCATGGGGCCTTATGAGACAACTGATATCTTTTGTCTGAACGGCCATTACTTTTTTATCACTGGAATAGGCTGCGGAGGCTGCCAGGCTGCCAATGATAATGATGTTTTCACGACAGTTTTCTGGAATGACATCTGAGACCTGCTTAAGTACTTCGGAGGGATTCACTTTGTTCATGCAGTGGCATTTCTTTTTAAATGATCCAGGAATTCGGTAGCCTGACCTTCCAGCTTGGCTTCATGAAGATCTAACAGGCAGTCCACCTCGTCGGCATAGTACCCTTCGTTGGAAGCCTGGAAGAAAGAGTCAGTGGTGAACAGACGGTGTGTTACAAGCTGAGGCAGTTCTCCTGATCTTGCTTCCCTTAATCCCGGATCCAGTTGGTGGATCATATCTTCGATCCGATTTTCCTGCCAGTTATGAAAAGAAAGGTCAAGCCGGTGAATGCCAATCAGGTTGATCCCCGGCATGTAATTCCTGGCGCCCATAATCCCTCCAAGCGCCAGATCCTTATCATTATGCTGACGGAGTCTGTCCAGTAACTGCTCTACAGGTCTTTGGTGGTTTGCTGTATAGCCCTTACTTTGTCTGATTTCCCTGGATTTTGATACCAATCTGAACCATTCTTCCGTGGGGAAGGACCTTAACTCAATCCTTCTGTCAGTGTGCCTGATCAGGACTTTTTCGATCCTGCCAAGGGCTGTCCCTATAGTGGGATAAGAATATCCGGTTACTTCTGACAATTGCTTGATTTGAAGTGGACCAGTCTTTCGGAACCAGTTTACAAGTAATGCATGAAGAATCTCATAATAAGCATCCTGTTTTTTCCTTTCGAGGCTTGACTTTCTTTCAAAATGCAGTTTTTCGCGGATCACCTGGGCCACCTGAAGGATACTATCATCAGCAATACCCATGTATGCTGATTGCTTTCCATTGGCAAACCTTATGATACCTAAACGGGAAAAGATGCCGGGGTGAAAGATCCGGCTCATTGCCTTCCACTCATCTCGCAAACGCTTGGGACTTATCCTGGAATCATTAAGAAGAAGCATCGCATTTTTCTCTACTTGTTCGGCCAGAACCTTAGCCAGGCTTACCAATACTGATTGTACTCCTCTGATATTATGCAGCTTATAGGCAAACTCGAAAAGCGTATCTTCATAAATGGCATCTGGCTCATAGTTCCCGGCGCCTTTTGGCTTTTTTGAATAACTGATCGTTTTCACAGAAACAAAGTTGCGACTTTTAATTTAAACATGCGACTACAATTGAAAGTTGCAACTATAGTGCCGGTAGCTGCCTGTAAAGGGTCTCATACTGCAGGAAAATTACTCTGTCAGATTTCAATTCAGGATATTGGTTCAGAAAAATCTATGTGATCATGTATTTTACCTGAAATACCGGATGGCTCAGTCGTCCGAGAACTCCTGCAGCAGTTTGCGGTAGGAGGAGAAGATCTTGGAGCGGGAGATAAAGCCCAGGTATTTGCCCTGGTCGGTGACCGGCAGGTTCCAGGCGCCGGTCTCCTCGAAGATCTCCAGCACCTTTTCCATTTTTTCTTTCCGGTCGATGACAGCCGGCGGGATCTGCATGATCTCGGCGATCTCCACCTTGTCGTAAAGTTCGGTATTGAAGATGATATCCCGCACGTCATCCAGGCTGATGACCCCCACCAGCTCCTGCTCGTCGTTGACTACCGGGAAGATGTTTCGCTTTGATTTGGAGATCGCCCTGACCAGCCCACCCAGGTTCTCCCCGGCCTTCACCTTTTTAAAGTCCTTTTCCAGCACCTCATCCACCGACAAAATGCTCAGAACGGCCTTGTCCTTGTGATGGGTCATCAGCTCGCCCCGCTGGGCCAGGCGCATGGTGTAAACCGACTGTTTCTCGAAGGCCAGGATGGTCACGTAGGAAATGGTGGCCGTCACGATCAGGGGGATAAACAGGGTATACCCCCCGGTGATCTCCGCGATCAGGAAGATGGCGGTCAGGGGGGCATGCATCACTCCGGCCATCACTCCGGCCATTCCCACCAGGGAGAAGTTGTTCTCGGAAATGCTTACGGGTGTAAACAAATTGACCGCTTTGGCCAGGGTGGCCCCGCTCATGCCTCCCACAAAGAGGGCAGGGGCGAAGATGCCTCCCACTCCGCCGCTGCCGGTGGTCAGGGCCATGGCAATCACCTTGAAGAAGATCAGCAGCAGGAAGAAGATAATGATGTAATAGCTGTTGTTCCCGATAATCCCTTCAAAAAGGGTACCGTCAAAGAGTGTGGTGGAATGTCCCGTCAGCAGGGAGCGCAGGGTGATGTAGCCTTCCCCGAAGAGCTGGGGCAGCAGGAAGATCAGCACCGAGACCAGAAAGCCCCCGGTGAGGGTGCGAAGCAGTCCGTGCCTGATTTTTCCCATGGTATGCTCCACCAGGTTGTTCATCCGGGTAAAGTAGAGCGAGACCAGCCCGGTAAACACTCCCAGCAGGATGTAGAAGGGGAGGTTTTGTATGGCAAAGGGCTCACTGATGGTGAAGGCAAAAACCACCTGCTCGCCCAGCAGGAAGTAGGAGACGATGGCCGCGGTGACCGACGCGAGCAGCAGCGGTACCATCGACCAGGTGGTCAGGTCCAGCATCAGTACTTCGAAAGAGAAGATCAGCGCTGCAATGGGGGCCTTGAAGATCCCTGCAATGGCCCCGGCTGCGCCGCAGCCCACCAGCAGCACCACCGATTTGTAGTTGAGCCGGAGGAGGTGACCGATGCTGGATCCGATGGACGAGCCGGTAAGCACGATGGGGGCCTCCAGTCCCACCGATCCGCCCAGTCCCACGGTGAGCGAACTGGCCACCATGGAACTCCAGGTGTTGTGGGCCTTCAGGTGCCCTTTCCGTTTGGAGATGGCAAAGAGGATCTTGCTGATGCCGTGACCGATATCCTGTTTGAGCAGGTATCTCACAAAAAGCATGGTAAGCAGGATCCCTCCCAGGGGCAGGAGGAAGCCGGGTTCCGTGGAATGGTCGCCCAGCAGCCACGACCTGGATTTCAGTTCCACAAAGTGGGTGAGGTTCTTCAGAAGTGCGGCGGCGGTTCCCGACAGCAGCCCGATGAGCACACTCAGGGCCAGCATCAGCTGCCGGTGCCTGATCTGCCTGACAATTCTAAGTAAGCGTCTTCGTACGGTTGAAATCTTCATTGCTTCACGCCATCATGAATTATGGCCTGTTTGGAGCTCATTGCGCCGGCAAATGTAGCTCAATTTTGCCTGAAAAATGAGCTTCAAAAGAATTTTTCATGAGCCTGAAACAGATTGTACGTCTTTTACTTCTTTTCCACCAGGATCTTTCTGCTCAGCGTCCCGTGCCTGTTTTCAAAGATCAGAATATAGCAACCCGGGGCGATTTGATCCATGCGGATGGAGTGGCTTTGTCCGGCCGGGATTTCCACCTGCGGATCGGCATAAACCACCTGGCCCAGGAGACTGGTGATCCGGACCGAGCCCTGCAGGCCTGAATCATTGCCGGAGCGAATATGGAAACTGCCTGTACCTGGATTGGGATAAACCAGCAGATTCGTTTCCCTTTGTGGCAACTGTGCCAATGGGAGGTGTTCACTTCCGCCAGTCCGGTGATCCAGACACCGCCGTTCCTGGTGCCTGCATAAAGAGAGCCGGGGGAAGCCTGGTTGATTTCGAGCCTGTCGATGTTCCGGCGTTCCAAACCCTGATTATAGGACGACCAGGTGGTTCCGCCGTCTTTGGAGAGGTATACCCCCTGGTCTTCGGTGCCCACATAATAGACCGGAGACTCCTGAAAATTATCAAAAGCCAGCGCGTTGGTCTGCAGGGATGGAAAGGATCCGACCAGCGTCCAGACGGTATCTCCTTCCCATTGGGACAGGCCCGATGAGGTGGCTGCAAATACCTGGTGTTCTGAATCCACGGCCAGATCCCTGACCGTGCCCGCGAAGGAGTAGTCACCGCCGGGACTGATACGCTCCCAGGTATCTCCCGCGTCTTCCGACCGCAGGACATATCCCAGATTGGAAGTCCCCTGGTAAACGATCTCCTGGTCCACAGGGTCCATGGCAATGGCCGAAACTCCGGTGTGGCTCTTGTGGCTCCATGATCCTCCGCCATTCTCTGTTTTATAAAAGCCATCGTAGCTCAGGCCGGCCCCGTCTATCCCGATGAAGATCACATCCGGATGGTCCGTGGGCCCGGTAATTTCCGTCGACCACCATTTGGCATCGTACATGGACCAGTTTGTAAAGAGCGACTGACCGTCCCAGCTGTCGCCTCCGTTTTCACTCTTATAGATATAATAGGAGCTGCCCTGGGGGATATAAGCGCTCTGTTTTGTGCCGGCAAAGAGTTTGTCCGGATCCCCGTGCTTGATAAAGACACTGTTCCTGCTGGTATTGGTTTCGCCAAGTACTTGCCAGGATTGTCCCTGGTCAAGGGTGCGGTACACATTGTTTTCGATGGCCACCAGCATTTTCCCGGGCGAGTCCGGATAACCCGCCATATCCAGGATTTCCGCAGGTAAAATACCATGGTTCCTGGAAGCCCAGGTTTCCGTTGCCTCCATGTATTGATAGATTCCTTTGTTGGCAAAGGCCAGATAATCGGCATCGCCGCTTATCAGAATGGAGGTGGGAAAACTGTGGGGAGCTCCGACCCGGTAGTACCAGGTATCCCCGGAGATCGAATAGGCGGCCACCGAGGAGGTGACATCCTCGTACTCGTACTCCATTCCCACCTGTACGTAATCGGGCATGTTGTCGCTGATAAACAGGGTGCTCTCGTAATTCACATTGGAAACCAGGTCAAAGGAGGAGGGCGGGCTTTGCTCCTCCCAGCTTAATCCGGCATTTTTGCTGATAAAGAGGGTCCGGTCGAACATATCGGTTTCGTAAGAAATGGCACACAGGGTATGATCCGCATAGCCGGCAGGGGTGCAGGCCAGGGCGTATACTTCTTCATTGGTCCCGAACAATCCGGCATTGGCCCAATCGGTGCCGTTGTTGTGACTGTAATAGATGCCGCCGCCGTCCGAATTTTCCGTTCCCACGTAGATTTTCAGGGTGTCGGAGGGATCGATCAGAATCTGTTTCACACTGTTGGGCATCTCGCTGATGCCCGCCCCGGTAAAATGAACCTCGTTCCAGGAGTCTCCCCCGTTGCTGCTTCTGAAAAAGCAGGGGGTCTCGGCGAAATAGTCCCAGCCGGCCGTGGTGTAGCGCTTGTCCGTGCCCAGCACAATGGTCCGCGGATTTTCCGGATTGTAGCCCGCGGTTTCGATCCGGACGGTATCGTCCCAGATGGGCTCCCAGTGAATCCCGTAATCGATGCTCTGGTAGAGCGTATACTCGGTGAAGCAGAGAATATGGGCCGGGTCCGCCTGGGATACGACCACCTGCTCCACCTCGCTCACGCTCAGGTCCAGCTGGGTCCAGTTCCCGGCGGCATTGACCGATTGATAGAGGCCACTGGGGGTGGCGGCATAGAGGGTGTCGGGGTGGGACATATCCATGGCCATGCTGTTGATATAGCCTACGTAGGGTCCGATGTTCTGCCAGGGCGTGCTCTGGCCGTTGCTCAGGCTAAGACACAGGAAGGCCATCGCCAGAGCGGAAAGGATTTTTTGCAGGAAGCACATGCTTGTTGTGGTGTTTTAGGATACGTAAATCGCAAATAACGATCAAGTTACAACAAACTTCCAAACAAGTCCAGTATGCGGAGCGGGAATGTTACATCTTATGCGGCTTGGCCTTCATGTACCGGACCTTTCGCAGGATCCAGTTGGGCAGAGGTTTGGTCACATCCTTGCGTTTCCAGAGATTGATGTACCAGCCAAAGCGTTTGGTAATCGGTATTTTGTGGGTTTCCACAAACTCGATCAGGGTCCCGTCGGGGTCCTCCACGTAGGCAAAATGGCCGGCGGCCTCGCCCATATCGAAGGGTTTGCCACTGGGATGGATGTCCGAATCCACGGTAAAGGGGAAGCCATTTTCGCTGCACTCCTCCTTGAGCACTTTCATATTGAGGATATCGAAACAGATATGAATAAAGCCCAGGTCGCCCCAGATGCGGTCCTTGTAGATTTTCTCAGGGGTGCGGTCCAGGGCCTGAAGCAGTTCGATCTCGGTGGGACCGAACAGCCTGGAGAAGGGTCCTTTCCGGTTTTCGCTGTGCTGCAGAAGGATCCTGCGGAACCTGCCCGTCCCCCCCGGAAGGCCCCTGAGATCGTCAAAGCTGCCCTCTTCATCGAAGGCCACCACATTATATCCCAGGATATCGCTGTAGAGCTCCATGGCCTTTTCGGGATTTGTGGTACCAATGGTCACCCCGAAGGATCCGCCCGTGGGCTTGCGCAGATTCTTAAAGATGGAGGGCTCCTCCACCACCTGCCAGATATTGTTGAAGGGGTCTTTTAAAAAGAAGGTCTTACGCCCGGTGGGGTCCTTCACGATTTCGCTGAGGCGGTTGGCATCTTTCAGGTGCTTGTAGGCTGCGGGCACATTGGTCGATTTGATCTTCCCGGCAATGATCCCCAGGTCGCCCAGCTGCAGCTCGAAGGCGGGGGCCAGGGGGGTCCGCTGGGTGTGCTGCCAGATCTCGAAACCGCCGCCCCCCATGATATTCATGGCCAGTCCGGCATGCCGCTCCCAGGGTTTTCCGTCGGTATGGGGCAGCATATACTCGGCAATGGCTTTTTCTTCAAACATGCGGATATCCATCCCAAAGTTGGGAATATACCATTTCCAGGCCTCGCCAAAATTACTCACGCCAATGCCTATCTGCTGGATGCCGGAGATGTATTTTCTGTGTAGAATTCTTCTGTTTTTCATATTAATGTGCAAAGATAGGTGTTTTCATGGTTTTTAGGAGAAAAAACTATCTTTGAAACGAACTAAGCCCTTTACCCTATGACCAAGAAACGGGTTCGTGGTGCCCGGCGTGGTATCCATATCAGAAACCTGATCTATTATCTCATCTATCCCTATACCAAGATCTTCTTTTTCCACTATTACGGAAAAGTGGAGATCCGGGGCAGGGAGAATATTCCCAGGAATGCCCCGGTGATTTTTGCGCCCAATCACCAGAATGCCCTGATGGATGCCCTGATCGTACTTTTTTCGGCACCCGGCGACGTGGTGTTCCTGGCCCGTGCCGATATTTTTAATAAGCGTTTTCTGGCTTTTCTCCTGAACAGTCTGAAGATCCTCCCCGTGTTCCGGCAGCGCGACGGGGCCTCCGAGCTGGGCAAGAACGCCGATATCTTTGATATCGCGGTTAATGTACTGAAAAACAAGCACTACCTCTGTGTTATGCCCGAGGGGAACCACGGGCACCAGCGGAAGCTGCGCACCATTGTCAAGGGGATTTTCCGGATCGCCCTCCAGGCCCAGGAGGAGGCAGGCAGCAAAGCGTTTGTAAAGATCGTTCCCGTGGGTCTCGATTTTGGCGATTATGTCAAGCAGAATAC contains:
- a CDS encoding chloride channel protein, which translates into the protein MKISTVRRRLLRIVRQIRHRQLMLALSVLIGLLSGTAAALLKNLTHFVELKSRSWLLGDHSTEPGFLLPLGGILLTMLFVRYLLKQDIGHGISKILFAISKRKGHLKAHNTWSSMVASSLTVGLGGSVGLEAPIVLTGSSIGSSIGHLLRLNYKSVVLLVGCGAAGAIAGIFKAPIAALIFSFEVLMLDLTTWSMVPLLLASVTAAIVSYFLLGEQVVFAFTISEPFAIQNLPFYILLGVFTGLVSLYFTRMNNLVEHTMGKIRHGLLRTLTGGFLVSVLIFLLPQLFGEGYITLRSLLTGHSTTLFDGTLFEGIIGNNSYYIIIFFLLLIFFKVIAMALTTGSGGVGGIFAPALFVGGMSGATLAKAVNLFTPVSISENNFSLVGMAGVMAGVMHAPLTAIFLIAEITGGYTLFIPLIVTATISYVTILAFEKQSVYTMRLAQRGELMTHHKDKAVLSILSVDEVLEKDFKKVKAGENLGGLVRAISKSKRNIFPVVNDEQELVGVISLDDVRDIIFNTELYDKVEIAEIMQIPPAVIDRKEKMEKVLEIFEETGAWNLPVTDQGKYLGFISRSKIFSSYRKLLQEFSDD
- a CDS encoding VOC family protein encodes the protein MKNRRILHRKYISGIQQIGIGVSNFGEAWKWYIPNFGMDIRMFEEKAIAEYMLPHTDGKPWERHAGLAMNIMGGGGFEIWQHTQRTPLAPAFELQLGDLGIIAGKIKSTNVPAAYKHLKDANRLSEIVKDPTGRKTFFLKDPFNNIWQVVEEPSIFKNLRKPTGGSFGVTIGTTNPEKAMELYSDILGYNVVAFDEEGSFDDLRGLPGGTGRFRRILLQHSENRKGPFSRLFGPTEIELLQALDRTPEKIYKDRIWGDLGFIHICFDILNMKVLKEECSENGFPFTVDSDIHPSGKPFDMGEAAGHFAYVEDPDGTLIEFVETHKIPITKRFGWYINLWKRKDVTKPLPNWILRKVRYMKAKPHKM
- a CDS encoding 1-acyl-sn-glycerol-3-phosphate acyltransferase, with translation MTKKRVRGARRGIHIRNLIYYLIYPYTKIFFFHYYGKVEIRGRENIPRNAPVIFAPNHQNALMDALIVLFSAPGDVVFLARADIFNKRFLAFLLNSLKILPVFRQRDGASELGKNADIFDIAVNVLKNKHYLCVMPEGNHGHQRKLRTIVKGIFRIALQAQEEAGSKAFVKIVPVGLDFGDYVKQNTSLYINYGKPIEISEYWEQFQENSARAINALKLRLAGELSPLMIDIRNEEHYKAIYVLKGIYNETMRAEMGLEGKRLSDRFKADKELIGRLEALMEKAPEADPDTEEATEADPDTEEATEAAGSGAIETRMSLESPGAIETRMSLESPGAIETRMSTESPGAI